One window of the Pedobacter ginsengisoli genome contains the following:
- a CDS encoding glycoside hydrolase family 18 protein, with protein MKLIYSIFGILLTGMLTTALAQQKETPKKNASNKVIVAYVTSWGKTLPDPKLVTHINYAFGHVNKTFDGVTIENEGRLKDIVALKSKYPQLKVLLSIGGWKSGRFSEMAASDENRGKFVDDCQRIVKTFNLDGIDIDWEYPTSSEAGISSSPDDTKNYTLLMSQIRNKIGKKKLLTLASVSNAKYIDFKAITPIVDFVNVMTYDMGTPPNHHAGLYHSQYTKDISVDEGVTAHLNAGIPANKLVLGIPFYGHGKGDIAWYIDYKDIVKLSGYTKKWDDVAKAPYLVNDAGEFVLTYETPQSIAVKCTYLLEKGMLGAMYWDYTADTEDGELRKAVYSGVYKK; from the coding sequence ATGAAACTTATTTATTCTATTTTTGGTATTCTACTTACCGGCATGTTAACAACAGCCCTGGCACAGCAAAAAGAAACACCTAAAAAGAATGCAAGCAATAAAGTAATTGTAGCTTACGTAACTTCCTGGGGTAAAACCTTGCCAGATCCTAAACTTGTTACGCATATCAATTATGCTTTTGGGCATGTAAATAAAACATTTGATGGCGTTACTATTGAAAATGAAGGCCGTTTGAAAGATATAGTTGCATTAAAATCTAAATATCCACAACTCAAAGTGTTGTTGTCTATAGGGGGGTGGAAAAGTGGCAGGTTTAGCGAAATGGCCGCATCTGATGAAAATAGAGGCAAATTTGTTGATGATTGCCAACGAATAGTAAAAACATTTAACCTGGATGGTATAGACATTGATTGGGAATATCCTACAAGTTCCGAAGCCGGGATATCTTCTTCTCCGGATGATACCAAAAACTATACTTTACTGATGTCCCAGATCCGGAATAAGATTGGTAAGAAAAAATTACTAACTCTGGCATCTGTTTCAAATGCAAAGTATATAGATTTTAAGGCTATAACCCCAATAGTAGATTTTGTAAACGTGATGACTTATGATATGGGAACTCCTCCAAATCATCATGCCGGACTTTACCATTCACAATATACCAAAGACATCAGTGTAGATGAAGGTGTTACGGCTCATTTGAATGCAGGAATTCCTGCCAATAAACTTGTTCTTGGAATTCCATTTTATGGACATGGCAAAGGCGATATAGCCTGGTATATAGATTATAAAGATATTGTAAAACTAAGTGGTTATACAAAGAAATGGGATGATGTAGCTAAAGCTCCTTATTTGGTAAACGATGCCGGCGAGTTTGTACTAACTTACGAGACACCCCAATCTATTGCTGTAAAATGTACTTACCTGCTTGAAAAGGGGATGCTTGGTGCTATGTACTGGGACTACACAGCAGATACAGAAGATGGAGAATTAAGGAAAGCAGTATATTCTGGGGTTTATAAGAAATAG
- a CDS encoding alpha/beta hydrolase yields the protein MFLFIKKLIIPAVCFIGLFISNCSLAQEKPVYVIVHGAWGGSWAFKNVDEIMSNHGNVIYRPSLTGQGDRVHLSSPDVDLNTHIKDVVNLILYENIKNVILVGHSYGGMVITGVADSIPERIKKLVYLDAILPNDGESLATSREGGAKNIQLASTNGFMVPSWVKPNQQAPKDVPQSIKTFTQPVSRKNPVALKLPATYILTVEEGKKPEQDDFYTYGERAKKRGYKYLIFKSDHNPQFNKSAELSDLLEKEK from the coding sequence ATGTTCCTATTCATCAAAAAACTCATCATACCAGCTGTTTGCTTTATCGGCTTATTCATTTCCAATTGCTCATTAGCTCAGGAAAAACCTGTATACGTAATTGTTCACGGGGCATGGGGAGGTAGCTGGGCTTTTAAGAATGTAGATGAAATAATGTCTAATCATGGCAATGTTATCTACAGGCCAAGTTTAACCGGTCAGGGCGACCGAGTTCATTTAAGTTCTCCAGATGTTGACCTAAACACCCATATTAAGGATGTAGTTAATTTAATACTTTATGAAAATATTAAAAATGTAATACTGGTAGGTCATAGTTATGGCGGCATGGTAATTACAGGAGTGGCCGATAGTATTCCGGAACGAATTAAAAAACTGGTTTATCTTGATGCCATTTTACCTAATGATGGAGAAAGCTTAGCTACTTCAAGGGAAGGTGGAGCTAAAAACATCCAGCTTGCATCAACAAATGGTTTTATGGTGCCAAGCTGGGTTAAACCAAATCAGCAGGCACCAAAAGATGTACCACAGTCTATTAAAACCTTCACCCAGCCTGTTTCCAGAAAAAATCCGGTAGCTTTAAAATTGCCCGCCACTTACATATTAACCGTTGAAGAAGGTAAAAAACCTGAACAAGATGATTTTTATACTTATGGCGAAAGGGCCAAAAAAAGAGGTTATAAATATCTGATATTTAAATCAGATCACAATCCGCAGTTCAACAAGTCAGCTGAACTTTCCGATTTACTTGAAAAAGAAAAATAG
- a CDS encoding DUF92 domain-containing protein, whose amino-acid sequence MPITLSPNLFIIVVLLIAMMVICVWARKLTVPASLTAGLIGLFVFAAFGETGILMLVTFFILGVLATAHKKQLKARYHPEITYSMGRNAGQVFANGGVAGLLAILALVDHHHSDLYILMVAASLASALADTLSSELGMVYGRRFYNILTFKKDANGLDGVISLEGTLIGACGACVIALIYTGFDKKSLLVIAAGIIGNITDSLLGATLERKSYLNNDMVNFLNTLVASLFGMMFYYLSK is encoded by the coding sequence ATGCCTATAACATTATCTCCCAACTTATTTATTATTGTGGTATTACTAATTGCCATGATGGTAATATGCGTGTGGGCAAGAAAATTAACTGTGCCTGCATCACTTACTGCTGGTTTAATTGGTTTATTTGTATTTGCAGCATTTGGAGAAACCGGCATTTTAATGCTTGTTACCTTTTTCATTCTCGGTGTATTGGCAACAGCCCATAAAAAACAACTTAAAGCAAGGTATCATCCTGAAATTACGTATAGCATGGGTAGAAATGCCGGACAAGTATTTGCAAATGGTGGTGTTGCCGGCTTATTGGCTATTTTAGCTTTAGTAGATCATCATCATTCAGATTTATATATTTTAATGGTGGCCGCAAGCCTTGCATCTGCACTTGCCGACACCCTATCTTCTGAACTGGGAATGGTATACGGACGCAGATTTTATAACATTCTGACTTTTAAAAAGGATGCCAATGGCCTGGATGGAGTTATAAGTTTAGAAGGAACACTTATAGGCGCTTGTGGCGCATGCGTAATAGCCTTAATTTATACAGGATTTGATAAAAAAAGTCTTTTGGTTATTGCCGCAGGAATAATTGGGAACATTACAGATTCCTTACTTGGCGCTACGCTTGAACGTAAAAGCTATTTGAACAATGACATGGTAAATTTCCTGAATACACTTGTAGCCTCCCTATTTGGGATGATGTTTTATTACTTAAGTAAATAA
- a CDS encoding ATP-dependent RecD-like DNA helicase: protein MSNDGSSNSIFDKVLSFIDYTNQNIFLTGKAGTGKTTLLKRIKESSSKKMAVVAPTGVAAMNAKGTTINSFFQLPPGSFFPGDISLENLQSGILSIQSMVSDLSYTREKLNLFNELELLVIDEVSMVRCDLLDVIDAILRSVRKNTIPFGGVQLLLIGDLYQLPPVTKREDWAFLSKAYPSPYFFDALVVRRNPLLQIELTTVFRQTEPEFINILNDIRNNQISESSLDLLNKRFEPQFKSTEDLNPIIITSHNAEANTINKEKLEELEGNEYTFEGEISGEFRDMGLQAEQTLKLKEGAQIMFIKNDTGDNRKYYNGKIGKVKSVKDGEIYISFPQEDDLLLEKTSWQSFEYKADPEQDIIQQQVGEFSQYPIKLAWAVTIHKSQGLTFDNAIIDAGKSFVAGQVYVALSRVRTLNGLILKSRISTESLRSNTEVINYMNPSGEGDLADILITEQEKFILQMVLNHFSLNRVLIGLETISSNAEIVKSHLPEFKSLLVQLDKSVRDLMALSDKFQNQVKQLHKQTGFKDQQVFQARIESALAYFGKEITIQLLNPVNKNIRIKPKNKIQQQIQHLLQKYRQIIEARVSQMQFASGLLKETIKPEDYTAWIVKHKTKPQSKPGSSATEPVVTLQLF, encoded by the coding sequence ATGAGTAATGACGGTTCTTCTAATTCAATTTTTGACAAAGTTTTATCTTTTATTGACTATACCAATCAGAATATCTTTTTGACAGGGAAGGCTGGAACAGGAAAAACCACCTTACTTAAGCGAATTAAGGAAAGCAGCTCAAAAAAAATGGCAGTTGTGGCCCCTACCGGAGTTGCAGCAATGAATGCTAAGGGAACAACCATAAATTCTTTTTTTCAACTGCCACCTGGCTCTTTCTTCCCTGGCGACATTAGCTTAGAAAACTTGCAATCGGGAATATTATCTATTCAATCTATGGTTTCTGATTTAAGTTATACCAGAGAAAAATTGAATCTTTTTAATGAGTTGGAGCTACTTGTTATTGATGAGGTATCAATGGTACGTTGTGATTTACTGGATGTGATTGATGCCATTCTTAGATCAGTAAGAAAAAACACAATTCCTTTTGGTGGTGTTCAACTCCTTTTAATTGGTGATTTATATCAGCTACCACCAGTTACCAAAAGAGAAGACTGGGCATTTTTAAGCAAAGCCTACCCTTCTCCATACTTTTTTGATGCACTTGTAGTACGCAGAAACCCACTTTTACAGATAGAACTTACCACTGTATTTAGACAAACTGAACCTGAATTTATCAATATTCTAAATGACATAAGGAACAATCAGATCAGTGAAAGTAGTTTGGATCTGTTAAACAAAAGATTTGAACCTCAATTCAAATCTACTGAAGATTTGAACCCCATTATCATTACCTCCCATAATGCCGAAGCAAATACCATTAACAAGGAAAAATTAGAAGAGCTTGAGGGCAATGAATATACCTTTGAAGGAGAAATAAGTGGCGAGTTTAGAGATATGGGATTGCAAGCTGAGCAAACTTTAAAACTTAAAGAAGGTGCCCAGATTATGTTCATAAAAAATGATACGGGCGATAATCGAAAGTACTACAACGGAAAAATTGGGAAGGTTAAATCTGTTAAGGATGGAGAAATCTACATCTCTTTTCCACAGGAAGATGATTTGCTATTAGAAAAAACTTCATGGCAATCTTTTGAATATAAAGCTGATCCGGAACAAGACATTATACAACAACAGGTTGGTGAGTTTTCACAATATCCTATTAAATTAGCCTGGGCTGTTACCATTCATAAAAGTCAGGGATTAACATTTGATAACGCCATAATAGATGCCGGGAAGTCATTTGTTGCCGGCCAGGTATATGTTGCTTTAAGCCGCGTTAGAACCTTAAACGGGCTTATTTTAAAATCCAGAATTAGCACTGAAAGTTTAAGATCAAATACTGAGGTGATTAATTATATGAACCCTTCAGGCGAGGGTGATTTAGCTGACATTTTAATTACTGAGCAAGAAAAATTCATACTTCAGATGGTGTTAAACCACTTTTCTCTAAACCGTGTACTTATCGGATTGGAAACTATCAGCTCTAATGCTGAGATTGTTAAATCACACCTTCCAGAATTTAAATCTCTGCTTGTACAATTGGATAAATCGGTTAGAGACCTTATGGCCCTATCAGATAAATTCCAAAATCAGGTAAAGCAACTGCATAAACAGACTGGCTTTAAAGATCAGCAAGTGTTTCAAGCAAGAATTGAATCAGCATTAGCTTATTTTGGTAAAGAAATAACAATACAGCTACTAAACCCTGTAAACAAAAACATTAGAATTAAACCAAAAAACAAAATTCAACAGCAAATACAGCACTTATTGCAAAAATACAGGCAAATAATTGAAGCCAGGGTTTCGCAAATGCAATTTGCTTCGGGCTTACTAAAAGAGACTATAAAACCAGAAGATTATACTGCCTGGATTGTTAAACATAAAACTAAACCCCAAAGTAAACCAGGCTCATCTGCTACAGAGCCGGTTGTTACATTACAACTATTCTAA
- a CDS encoding tetratricopeptide repeat protein, whose product MKRFIIASLISISIISCNYAQQPANANSELPGKAISYQDWKKEAETNIRLSPKFGNAVKSESQKQADRKFIDDCLKQHGDHHKASEEVVKLGFDYLYKGDLKTAMYRFNQAWLLEPKNENAFWGFSAVYFTLGDHEKAMEQLNEGLVLNPNSSNLLTDKATIYYAKYPANNDSKDLSTAIDLLNQSYKIDPANQNTVFKLSVVYFMKQDCKNALKYYNECKSLGGRPITKDYTEALKKLCP is encoded by the coding sequence ATGAAACGATTTATAATAGCTTCATTAATTTCTATATCAATTATTTCATGTAATTATGCGCAGCAGCCTGCAAATGCCAATTCAGAACTACCTGGCAAGGCAATCAGTTATCAGGATTGGAAGAAGGAGGCAGAAACAAATATTAGACTTAGCCCTAAGTTTGGTAATGCAGTTAAATCAGAATCGCAGAAGCAGGCAGATCGGAAATTTATTGATGATTGCCTGAAACAACATGGCGATCATCATAAAGCATCAGAGGAAGTTGTAAAATTAGGCTTTGATTATCTTTATAAAGGCGATCTTAAAACAGCGATGTACCGGTTTAATCAGGCCTGGCTATTAGAACCTAAAAATGAAAATGCTTTCTGGGGATTTTCAGCAGTTTATTTTACCCTTGGAGATCATGAAAAGGCAATGGAGCAGTTGAATGAAGGGCTTGTTCTGAATCCTAACAGCTCAAATTTACTTACTGATAAGGCTACAATATATTATGCCAAATATCCTGCAAATAATGATTCAAAGGATTTGTCGACTGCTATAGATTTATTAAACCAATCGTATAAAATAGATCCTGCAAATCAAAATACTGTATTCAAATTATCTGTAGTTTATTTTATGAAGCAAGATTGTAAAAATGCTTTAAAGTATTATAATGAATGCAAATCACTTGGTGGTAGACCCATCACAAAAGATTATACCGAAGCACTTAAAAAGCTTTGTCCATAA